One window of Aspergillus oryzae RIB40 DNA, chromosome 3 genomic DNA carries:
- a CDS encoding uncharacterized protein (predicted transporter (major facilitator superfamily)): MSGRLRVPSPVKTPFQIPDFIHRTRMLEKVTPSTTEVPTATGPQDPTSEQQNGVRIAEAVTKSWSKNTLIQVYICMWLMYFVRALNGSLTSNLAPYITSDFSNHSLLPVIQIVVSIMSAACTMPIAKLLNLWDRTIALSLMLVVSIIGLIVMACCHNITIYCVAQAFITVGLTGLIFSLDVLTADTSTAQDRALAFAFTSSPYIIMAFAGAPLSASFNEVNWRWAYGTIAILLPVVTVPLIIIWELAKRKAQETETLAPVHEERSLAESIHYYIIEFDIIGILLLIAGFSLFLLAFALAGSQPQKWHSTHIICMIVIGGVTIIAFAAYERFFASKPLVPYNLLISRTVTFTCLLNLTYVIAADCWASYFTSFLQVVYHVSLTEAGYVVAISNLISPLWLVGVGFLVRWTGRFKWLLLCAIPVYLLAIGLMIYFRSPGHSIGYICLCEVLIGLGTGTIIALEQTAVTTASEHNDYASMLALLGWVGSIGGAIGNSISGAIWTNTLPQKLREYLPDEMKSQWKEINDSLYVQLSYEVGSPTRVAIEKAYAVSQRNMLIAGIAFMALTIVWVVGIKDVRVKGRDDKGRVLF; encoded by the exons ATGTCCGGACGCTTGCGAGTGCCTTCACCAGTCA AAACTCCATTTCAAATCCCAGACTTCATCCACCGCACGAGGATGCTTGAAAAGGTTACGCCTTCAACTACCGAGGTCCCTACTGCGACAGGGCCTCAGGACCCAACATCGGAACAACAAAATGGTGTGCGTATCGCAGAAGCCGTGACTAAGTCATGGTCCAAAAACACTTTGATCCAGGTGTATATCTG CATGTGGCTCATGTACTTTGTACGAGCGCTCAATGGAAGCCTGACCAGCAATCTAGCCCCGTATATTACTAGTGATTTCAGTAATCATTCGCTACTTCCTGTGATTCAAATCGTCGTTAGTATCATGAGCGCGGCATGCACTATGCCAATTGCCAAGCTTCTGAATCTGTGGGACCGCACCATTGCGCTGAGTCTCATGCTCGTCGTTTCGATCATTGGCCTTATCGTCATGGCGTGTTGCCACAATATCACCATCTATTGCGTTGCACAG GCATTTATCACCGTCGGCCTTACCGGCCTTATATTCTCGCTAGACGTGTTGACCGCAGATACCTCCACGGCACAGGATCGAGCCCTCGCGTTTGCCTTCACCTCATCGCCATACATCATCATGGCTTTTGCCGGAGCGCCACTTTCTGCATCCTTCAACGAGGTCAACTGGCGCTGGGCCTACGGCACCATTGCCATCCTCCTGCCCGTGGTCACCGTCCCACTGATCATAATCTGGGAGTtggccaaaagaaaagcccaaGAGACAGAAACACTAGCACCCGTCCACGAAGAACGCTCCCTAGCAGAGAGCATCCACTACTACATCATCGAATTCGACATAATCGGAATCCTCCTCCTAATCGCCGgcttctccctcttcctcctagCATTCGCACTCGCAGGCTCCCAGCCCCAGAAATGGCATTCCACACATATAATCTGCATGATAGTCATCGGCGGAGTGACAATCATAGCCTTCGCCGCATACGAGCGCTTCTTCGCCTCAAAGCCCCTAGTCCCATACAACCTCCTCATATCACGCACCGTGACATTCACCTGTCTCCTGAACCTAACCTATGTCATTGCCGCAGATTGCTGGGCCAGCTacttcacctccttcctgcAGGTCGTCTACCACGTCTCCCTAACAGAAGCAGGCTACGTAGTCGCAATTTCAAACCTAATCTCCCCCCTCTGGCTAGTGGGAGTAGGCTTCCTAGTCCGCTGGACAGGCCGCTTCAAATGGCTCCTCCTCTGCGCAATCCCTGTCTACCTCCTCGCCATCGGGTTGATGATCTATTTCAGATCTCCCGGTCATAGCATCGGATACATATGTCTTTGTGAGGTCCTCATTGGTCTGGGAACAGGGACGATCATCGCCCTCGAGCAAACAGCCGTTACCACCGCATCCGAACATAACGACTACGCATCTATGCTTGCGCTGTTAGGTTGGGTGGGTAGTATCGGTGGTGCGATTGGGAACAGTATCTCGGGGGCGATTTGGACGAATACCCTGCCCCAGAAACTTAGGGAGTATTTACCGGACGAGATGAAGTCACAGTGGAAGGAGATTAATGATTCGCTGTATGTGCAGTTGAGTTATGAGGTGGGGTCGCCGACGAGGGTGGCGATTGAAAAGGCGTATGCTGTTAGTCAGAGGAATATGCTGATTGCCGGGATTGCTTTTATGGCGCTGACTATCGTGTGGGTTGTGGGGATTAAGGATGTTAGGGTTAAGGGGAGGGATGATAAGGGGAGGGTGCTTTTTTAG
- a CDS encoding uncharacterized protein (predicted protein), whose amino-acid sequence MDHPLAIYGFSKSQEDKDRILAETLSGGVTFNDCMLHVAAKGAPFGGVGNSGMGKYHGPYGFLEFTHLRTHIDPPTWMEKLMGARYPPYTSDKLRKLYKPTKAPFDRQGNKLRWTRGWLYVLAFAVAGSVAARTGLFNASFLVGHIG is encoded by the exons ATGGACCATCCGCTGGCCATCTACGGTTTCAGCAAGTCACAGGAAGATAAGGACCGAATCCTGGCCGAGACGTTATCCGGGGGTGTGACGTTCAATGACTGCATGCTTCACGTAGCTGCAAAGGGTGCCCCATTCGGCGGTGTTGGCAATTCCGGCATGGGCAAGTATCATGGTCCATATGGTTTCCTAGAATTCACGCACCTGCGCACCCACATTGATCCTCCCACGtggatggagaagctcatgGGAGCACGCTATCCGCCATACACGTCCGACAAGCTCCGCAAGCTGTACAAGCCCACCAAGGCGCCCTTCGACCGACAAGGTAATAAGTTGCGTTGGACAAGGGGTTGGCTGTATGTACTTGCCTTTGCCGTTGCCGGCTCAGTGGCTGCGCGGACAGGGCTCTTCAATGC ATCGTTCCTTGTAGGACATATAGGATGA
- a CDS encoding uncharacterized protein (predicted protein): MPTQTTTTTTTAAAAASIQTCNTPTQYEIPVQDAACAVPYKDQYTKLLSKCCNNAPVSAYDNDCAIYCLAVGQSVQDLTDCLYDAKVDWGDVWCFGNTSASATGSPTGSGIGVKETGSATGKETGKGKATGSGTSTGGAVEETGKSMAGVVTGREVSRVSIWVVGWLVVSSVFGGFV; this comes from the coding sequence ATGCCcacccaaacaacaacaacaacaacaacagcagcagcagcagcaagcaTCCAAACCTGCAATACCCCCACCCAATACGAAATCCCCGTTCAAGACGCCGCCTGCGCAGTCCCCTACAAAGACCAATACACTAAACTCCTCTCAAAATGCTGCAACAACGCGCCAGTCTCGGCGTACGACAACGACTGCGCAATCTACTGTCTCGCGGTAGGGCAGTCCGTCCAGGATCTCACGGACTGTTTGTACGATGCCAAGGTTGACTGGGGGGATGTTTGGTGCTTTGGGAATACGAGTGCTAGTGCTACTGGTTCTCCTACGGGGAGTGGGATTGGGGTGAAGGAGACTGGGTCTGCTACTGGGAAGGAAacggggaaggggaaggcGACGGGGTCGGGGACAAGTACTGGGGGTGCGGTGGAGGAGACGGGGAAGAGTATGGCTGGGGTTGTTACTGGGAGGGAGGTTTCTAGGGTGTCAATTTGGGTTGTAGGGTGGCTGGTTGTTAGTTCtgtttttggggggtttgtTTGA